A single Pseudobdellovibrionaceae bacterium DNA region contains:
- a CDS encoding DUF4920 domain-containing protein, protein MKVPGVVLAVLVFASVAFANGVKEKPFYGADITMKEPVELSVAISKLSEVGNKEILVTGTVEKVCTNKGCWMAITSGDHQARVTFKDYGFFVPVTLKGKKVLAQGLLSEKTLKVSQARHFAKDAGKSQAEIAAIKSPQKEFSFVASGVKVAQ, encoded by the coding sequence ATGAAAGTTCCTGGAGTGGTGTTAGCAGTTTTGGTATTCGCGTCTGTGGCCTTCGCCAATGGGGTCAAAGAGAAACCTTTTTATGGTGCCGATATCACGATGAAGGAGCCGGTCGAACTTTCAGTGGCCATTAGTAAGTTGTCGGAAGTTGGCAATAAGGAAATCCTTGTGACCGGGACGGTTGAGAAGGTATGCACCAATAAAGGCTGCTGGATGGCGATTACGTCAGGTGATCATCAGGCTCGGGTGACTTTCAAGGACTATGGCTTTTTTGTTCCAGTCACTTTAAAGGGAAAGAAGGTTTTGGCTCAGGGACTTCTATCTGAAAAGACCCTTAAGGTCAGCCAAGCCCGCCACTTCGCTAAAGACGCTGGCAAGTCCCAAGCGGAAATTGCCGCCATTAAATCACCGCAGAAGGAATTTAGCTTCGTTGCCTCAGGGGTTAAGGTCGCCCAATAG